Part of the Xiphophorus couchianus chromosome 8, X_couchianus-1.0, whole genome shotgun sequence genome is shown below.
ttaatctcaaaatattacaaTCTCTGCTGctaatagttttattttgtgtaaaatctgATTGAGaatattggttttatttagggctgaaattattttagtaataaattattctgatgattaatcaattaatcgtataaaaataattgccacctgcaaatttttcattttacataatattagaaatacacaaTTGAAGTCATTTAGTTCTTTAATAAGAACAAATATTGCTAAAAACATAATATAGCATTCCTTCAGTGAATAATTAACCATTTGGATTTATAACTGCATGGCAAAAGGGGCTTAATATGaggattattttcttcttaaaggcaaaatatttgtttttttgtacaattttgttttaattcctgCTTTAAATCTGTTGCTCTCTCTGCAAATACTCCAGTTGGAGATTAAATTGGCTGATTGAATagttgattaatcacgattaatcatttcagctctaGTTTGATTAACAAATAATGCTGAGTAATGTTTTCAAATCAGATCTCAAAGTGGAGATGAAGATGCTCTCAATTTCAATAATCTCAAAATAACGAGATCTTCGTGTGAAACggatttatttgaaaataattttaaaataagattttaatctAAGATTGGTTTTACACTAAAGATTATTTCTTTATGTTGACGTTTCACAGCCAGGCTCAGGTTAGTTTATGAAGAGAAATCATCACAATGATGCAGATATTTACATCTAAAAGAACTGATGCATTtatgttgtcatagcaaccagTAAGAACAACTAATTCTGACACCCAAGTtgggatttaaatgttttctagttttaattaatttaaaacgcAGCGGTTTTCCATTTTCGGCCTCATTTCTATCGAAGGTTAAAAACCGTTTCTGCTCAGAAaagttttttctgatttttaggATCTGGAGAGACGAACTCGGAGTCCGGAGGCCATGGTTCTGCACGcccaattttatttaaacaaaaaaacgctGGAGAAAATCAGCCAGGATATAAAACgtctttcattttctgcttctctgtgcaaatatttgtttgttgtttcaaattaaaacgACATTTTAATCAACGTTTGCAGTTTTTAGCACAAAACAACCAGAGTCCTACCAGACGGGCCGCTCCGTCTTCGGTTCCCTCCTCCGCcgggtcacttcctgttccagAGTCACAACAATCCAATCCTGGGATCAGAATCCCATCCgggatttcttcttcttgggtTGGGACGCCTGCAGCGCCCCCCGCTGGCTCTGCGACGCCTTGGAGGGCATCAGAGACGTGAAGCTGGGCagctgagaggaagaggaggagggggcggGATGAAGAGGAGGATCATCCTGAGGAGACAagacacaggaagtgatgtcacagtGTGGTCCAATCAGTAATTCTCCCGATTGGTTTAATCCGCCCCCTGCTGACAAAAACGCGTCCCTGCAGGATTTCCGGTCACgtctgtaaaatatttgctgcGCTACGCTAACGAGCTCAGATGTAAACActatcaattaatcaatcaattaatcaatcaatcaatcacagaaacaaactgCTAGGTAAAAGGTAACAAAGAAAAGTGAGGCTTCATCCACTCTGGTGGAAACTCATGAATggattattttagtcatttattcTATTGATTAGTTGGATGtttaatcgattaattgaacaaaataaatgatcatattctgcatttctttcagacaatattagaaaatcaataaaggtgcaaataaacaaataattaaattcatttttaaattaaaaaaaaaacaaatttattctccAAAATGCGAAAACAGCGTTCCTTTAGTGAACATCTGTCGACTgataatattttacagtttaactTTAAGTGTGTTGTTCTTCCAGCAAACAGCCTTTCTGTCAGTCTAAATACTCCAGATAActattaatcaattactaaattagttgaaggttgtttgaataattgattaatcacgattaatcgtttctaGATTGTGGTATGAAGATGCTtataaaagcagtttttgtgtttatctgttgtgttgaaatttaaatttagaCGCCATGAAGAACCGATTGATTAATTATTGGTGATAATTAGATGAGAAACTGATCATATATATGGATGAACAGATGTTTCTCCCCACCCGCCTGAaacctggtggtggcagcatcattcccACCTGTGTTTCCCACAGAGAGCTCAGTGATTGGTCGGCCAGTTTGCagctcctctgattggctgtttgtGGTTCTGGAGTTCTGCTGGGCGGATCCAAACGGTCCGGCGGCGGCGAGTCGTCCTGACCCTCCAGGAAGGCGGCCAGCCGGCCCAGAGGCCTGCTCCGCTGGCTGTCGGACAGCGGGCCGCTGGTTCCCGAGGACCAGCCGGAGAAGTCGTCCACGTCCGTCTGGTAGCTGATGGAGGAGGTGAAGCTGCCGCTGAGCCGCAGGTGGCTCCCCGCCGCGCGCTGCGCCTccttctccctcctcctcctcctcctcagcgcCTCCTTCTTCATGGCCCGGTTCTCCCCTCGCTCCTCCTGCCACCACTCCAGCCACGCCTCCGTGCCGCCGCGCCACGCCGCCGTCAGCCGGTCGCTCAGCGGGTCACACCACGCCTCGGCGTCCACCACCGGCGGCACCGGAACCGGGTCCAGGTCTCTATTCAGCAGCAGCGACCGCGTCCGCATGCATCGCTGCAGATCctgctgcagcgccccctgcatGTGGCGTCCAGCGGCGCCAGGCTCCGCCACGCTCAGCAGACCAGCGGTTCGGACCGCGAGGTGCGGCGGAGCGCCGGGTTTCCCCTCCCGTCTCCTCAGCTTCTGCAGCCAGCGCCTCCAGGCGTGACGCGTGGCGCTGCTCAGCACCGAGGGAGCCGACCAATCCGCTTCGTTACCAACGGCGACGAACGCCGGGACCTGATCCGGAAGCCTGGCGGGAAAAACAAACGCTGCTGGTTATCAGGATAAACGATGATGTCGTTGTTTTGAGATCAGGAACAGattcaaagatcaataaagtttaaattgtaACAGTTCAATCTGGAACTGGAggagattttaaacaaaacaaaacaaataaaatgaatcataaagtttctgaaaaccttcaaaataagaagctagttgagaccaaaacaccaaactgatacattttatcatccagtttttggtagaaagagaaaaacaataaatcatgaaaaattttaattattgagtttgttttaatctttcatTTATCAGGCGTACCGATCTGAACTCTGGTTCCTGTCGGGCGTTTCTGGGACAAACGTGTGAGCGATGGGATCCTGCGTTGGCATGACGACGTCCTCGTCGCTGGACGTTTCAGCGACCAGCAGCGGAGAGCGAGCTCCGGTCTCCGGCGCTCCGGTCTCCGGCGCTCCGGTCTCTGGCGCTCCGGTCTCTGGTGGTCCGGTCTCCGGCGCTCCGGGTTTTCCGTCGTCCCGCTCCAGGATCTGGTAGAAGACGTCCCCCGCCGCCGTCAGCTGGAGGACAATCATGGTCGCCGTGGAGACGGATGTTTTCTGGAGACACGTCAGGCCTGGAATCACAAAGGAAATCTCTTAAAGGTGGGCGACGCGGCGCTGGCGCCCTCTACTGGGGGCGGTGGTGACCTGCAGCCGGTGAAGCCAGTCTGTGGGCGGCGGTCTGCTGACGGTGGGGGATCTGGACCGGGAGCAGAGCCAGACTGTCTCTGGGCCGGAGCAGAACCTGAGGAGAACCGTGGCTGCAGCACGCCTCCACTCTGCctcctggaggagaagaagaaagatgaaAGTAGAaccagtaaaaaataaaaccagtaaaacgTCTGTTACTGGTTCTAAACATGGTGACCGCTCCACAGAACCGATATGTGGGACGATTttagcacaaaataaaatctttttctgatCTTTTCGCAGAGACACAGATTCATAAATAATccaaacagagaggaaaaaataaacaaaccaaaaaattataaaaacattttaaaaaatagcaagaagaaaaccaaaaaatttaattaaatacaaagtagaaaataataaacaccAAGGAcgaaacaaaataattatttaaatatgtaaaaaaattaaataaagtttaaaaaaacaaaacagacaattattacaaaacaaaaaagcctgaaaattaaagaaaaaccataacttaataatttaataaataataaaacataaaagagaatactaaagtttttttagttaaaaataaaaaaaatacaaattcagaacatattaaacaaaacaaaaatcctaagacaaaaaaaacatatttaaaataaataaatgaaacttaaaataaaaaatatattaaaaggaCATAACAATAGTTGTCttaaaagataattaaaaaacaagaaatacaaaataaaaattacaatacataaaaagcaagaaaacaccAAACTGGGAGGACGAAGcaaaataactaaatgtttctctaacatgtttgaaaatgaagatccttaaaataaatgaaaactaaacaagcagaatgaaagaaaagagattttaacattttatgtaaaatttaggGTTTGGAAACAAGCCTGGTCGTCCAATCAGATtctccagaaaacaaaaagtttccaAAACCTTTAAATGCACCAGAGCCTGCTGCTGCCTCCTGCTAGCTCACCTGAGTACTGCAGCAGAGTGATCTCCTGAGACGACTGCGACCCGAGCAGAACCTTGGTGGTTCCTGACGCGGAGCCCGGAGCCACGTGGCAGAAAAGGGGCGGAGCCTCCATCATGTGGTCCCACTTCAGCATGGGGACGCCGGGGAAGCGCTCGTCCATGATGTAGGCCGAGTGCTGcgcagagacagacaggaagttcAGATTCATCTGGAGCGCCGAGGCAAAACGGACAGAACCGAGGCTCACCTGCGTGGTGAGGAGGTGGTGAAAGGGGTGAACGTCTCCCAGGAATCTGACCAGGAGGAGGCGCTCTCCGCTCTGGCAGTCTGAGGTGCTGCTGATCCGGAACAGAGTGTGACACGGGTTCGACTCCAACTAGAGGAGAGAGAGCAGCGATTAAAGTCCGGAAGAATGTGACCAAAACTGTGTCGATGTTCTGCTGAGAATCACAGTTTCATAACTGCTGTGTTTCAGttgaataagaaacacaattaaactGGAACGTTGATACGTTTGTTAATAAGTGGTCAAAAATCAGGCAgcatcatcatcctccaaccacttcctgtcgtcttcttcatcgtTTCCGCCAGTAGCAACGTCCAGCGTTTTACCACTGCAGTGTTAATTAAACTAAtttcaatacagctgaaaaacctcATCCtaaatcaaaacatgttttgaaaatcaGCGTGTTTCGATtaagaaaagttattttcataattcaaaTTTCTGCAATTTTACgaacaacagaaacagatgAAGTCAAAATGTTTGTGCTTAAATACGAAGCTGGTTGAATCTTTCTCATTTTTGCCATTTCCTCTTCGTTGTGGttttttccacacacacatacggTCCTGTgccgtctccatggcaacaacaCAGCATCCCACGTCGCTACAAAATGGAGGCCGACAGACGGctgattggttttattttttaaaatcgaTGTTGGGACGTTTTAAATTGTGAATCTTTTTGTGAATCCAGCTCTAATATTCTCCCACCTTCACCCTGAAGTCTGTGAGCTCCACCCCCGTCCGGTCGGCGTACAGCATCACTCGTGGGTGGGCGGAGAATTCGCACCATCGCCATGACGACTTGGCGTTGAAGTACAAGTTGCTCTCCTCCGTCCGGACCTCCTGCATCCTGACAGAGGGAAAGCAGGAGACACTGAGACTCCTGCAGGCGTTTGGACCCAACCTGCAGGTCGGTGTTTTCCTCACCCTCTGCCGACCGTCCACAGGTTCGCCGCTCCGCTCTCACTCGCCACCAGAACTTCACCCAGAATGTGCGGACTGAGGAAACAAACAGAAGGAGGTCAGCCTCCGGGCCGGACGATACGGCTGAAAACGTATCACCATACGAGCATTTCACATCAGTTaatatcgataattattgattagtgaTTTTATCTTGAATATCTGAAATGCTGGTGATGTGAccttcaattgtttttttgtttttttttaaacagctatCAGGCAAAGTGgggaaactgctgctgcgcaagctagcaggttgttgctaggcaaccaaagactGAGTGAGTTGccaggcaaccaaagagtgactTAGTTGATGCTTAGCAGGCTGTTAGAAGTTCAGCAGCTAAACTCTGTCCTCTGCCTACGTCTCCCAGAATGCAGTGCGGTTCTGAATCgaagttcagtgaatatttttatgacCCAACCTGACGCTGACGCAGCTGGCAGCAGCTCTGGTGCCGACCACCTGCAGCAGGCGCGGCTCCTCCTGTTCCCTCATGCCCCAGACTCCACAGACGTGGTCGGTGCGCACGGCGACGCAGCCTGCGGGGCGACAGGAAACGGTCAGCTGAACCTCCGGGAGCATCGCCGATCCTTCCGCAAAACGCCGTACTGTCGCCGAAGCGCGAGCCGCAGCTGATCTGTCGGACCGGAGCCTTCAGCTGGAAGCCGACTGGCTTCCGGCCGCCGGCGTCCACGCAGGCATCGCCGTCGCGCTCCAGAGCCACCCTGTGGAAGTCTGAGGTACTGCGTTAAGAACAATGCTTctggtttcagtttgtttctgaatGTTTCACCATCATTCTCTCTGGTTTTGCTCAActggattgattttttttatcttccttttGGATGTGTAACCATGGTAACAAcgtgtcttttttttgtcatctcaAAGCTTAAATAAggcctgaactttgacctaaAGGAGCAGAGCAGGATACTGAGGCGGTCCATTCCCGGGCCCCTGGGGTACAGCAGGCAGCCCTCGCCCTGGGAGAACGGGACGAAGGCCAGAGCGCCCCCGGTGGCCGCCTCTGAGAACTGCATGCGGTCCCTCTGCTCGGCCAGCTCCTCGTGCAGCAGCGAGCCCAGCAGCTCCGGGGGAACATCATGGACCACGTCCCACAGCAGGCTGCAGTACCGGTCCAGAGACCTGGACCGGTACGCCATGGGACACCTGGAGaacgaaacaaaacaacaaataatgatGGAAAAATGATATATACGCATCAACATCAGACGatatttgtaatatatttattatgaaatttaaatttttttaaagtctggttattaaaagattaatattttGTATCGTGCCTGACTTTTTTCtcctaataaaataattttctactCTAACATTCTTTAATTGCAGTTGGGGGAAAATGTATAATCAGTAAATATGACACATTGGGCCACAACAGGTATGAAAATATCAGAACAGATATTGACCCACATTTCCAAATCAGTGCATTTATATTGAAAAGACATCAGATGGTAAATAAACCACAACCTCAGGCAAAGATCACAGCAGAAAGCTaaagtttcaagttttaaactaaaaaatatatcaaaacaccaaaaacatcaTGAATATTTCTGATTCTTACTGTCCAAGtacataaaataacttaatttgaAATTTCCCTATTTATGatcttttccaaaataaataaatacaaatacgTCCGTAataatttaagttattttaaacctaaataaaaaattaaatgattggCTGAAGACTGCTGGAAGACTGTACAAGCTCCGCCCCCTTTTTCACTCGGAGTGCAAGTAGGGACACACAATATACTGGCACTAAAACAACTGactaatttttaacaaaaatatcgGCAAACATTGGATAAAATATCAATATCGGCCTAAATTTTCAGATCAgttcattaaaaatcatttggTCTCATCAGGATTTTATTCTAACAGATCAAAGTTCTTCTGATCTTTAGTGTAAACAGTTTTTCAGATTCTCTCTGTAgtttgtttggttctgttttgaGTCGATCCAGTTGGTTTTCTGCTCACATGTTGAACTTCAGCTGGTCGACGAAGCACTTCGTCCTCCACATGTTGACCGAATCTTTACGATATTTctgcaaaacagcagcagattaaAGATGTTAATCTTCAAACCGCCTCAGATTAAAGCTTTAATCTGAAGCTTTAATCTGCGGCGTCGGCAGCAGGTTGGGCTGGGACTCACCTCCTTCATCTTGGCTTTCTTGAAGTAGAAGTTTTCGCCCAGGATCTCACTCATGCAGCCGAAGGCGTCCGGGCCGTGATCCATGTAGAAGTTCTGCATCTGGACGAAGGAGCAGAAACGTTTCTTTACTCTCTGAGTCGATTTATTTCAGAAGTGAGGAATTGGGTAGAAAACTGAGAATTTTCCACTTAATCCACTCGGATCTTTTCCTGGTCATTGAAAGCACCAATTCTACTCTCAGTCAGATAATTTGATTTTAtggattaatcaaatttttggtttttgaaaaatTCCTTCAACTTCAGAGTGAAGTCAGTCAGGGCGGCCATTTTGTTTGTcatcttctatttatttggactttaaatTAAGATCAACTGTTTGACAAACTATTAGCACCGAGCTGAGATTCATTAtgacaataaagacaaaataatacaagagtaaagttgttttattaggagaataaagtaggaattttatgagaactccaacatgaaaaataaaaaatgaaaatgaggaaAGTTGGAAATCTTTGGAataagttttacaaataaatcaatattttatcttttaacacatcagcattaAATATTATCAGCAGCAggaattttttatgtttctcattaaaaatgagttggttttatttgcattttttagaCATTGTTCTGGTGATTTGTATCTTTCCTTTGCTAATATTATGATGatgttttcataataaaacaattaaaaacattttgcagccTGATGTTAATACTCTGTTATACAACAAGCAGGAGTGATAATACAGTTTGTGAAAATAGTTTCTGTCATTTatcttttggttttttaaacTATAATCGCTCAGAGTTAGTTAAATAATTGTCAGCGTAAATTGGCCACTAATATCTGATCGgtttattaaaatgttcctCACGTGTTTTAAGAAGTCCAGCGGATCAGGAGGCGTCAGGAATTCCTGGAACGctgcaggaaaaacatcagacGGGAAAACTAGAAACAACAACAAGTTCTACGGCTCTCCGCCTTTATTAGAGATCAATAAACATAAATGCTTCACGCAGAGACGATGGGAAATAAAACCAACAGAGCGCTCACTCTGGATGctttctggatcagaaccggctCACCTTTCCTGGGGGACAGCAGGGGAACCGGAACTGGCTCCGTCTGGCGCCAGACCTCCCCTCCAAGCTGCCGTTTGGACGTGAACGCCCAGCTGGAGAGGGAGCCGGTGCCGCCCTGGAACCAGAGCCGCATCaggtcatcatcatcatcatcaggtcatcatcatcatcatcatcatcacactgAGGCCCAAAAACTCAACCTCCTCACCATCATTCAGGATGAAACACCTGGAGGAAAACTAATACTGCAAAtcacccagaatgcactgcacCACGGgtgtaaatttaattaaattaggagtgaaacgattaatcgtgactAATTGATTATTGACATAATTGTCAGCTAATTTGGTAAGTGATTAATCGTTAACAGACTCAAAGGAAGACCACTTGCTTAaagcaacatattcagagcagcaattaGGTCAAAAATCAATACTAGATAAAATCATGTGTGTCTGTGAAGAGGTTGTATCCAAAACTAGCTTCACCCGGTTCAGAGGCTCTAAAGAATTTCtagtaaacaaataataaaatatttagtttcatatttaaagaaaggaattgaattatttgtttatttgcgtttataatgcatttctaaattgtataaaaaagatTAAGAGGTTATATTAAAAATCTATAGAATGTGGCACTTtataattgtcagaataatcgattactaaaataaatgattgtgtcaaatctgtaaaatgtaaGAACTATTGATTCAGTGTTTATTAAACCTTAAATACGCACTTTTAAAGACTCTAAGTGCGATTTCCAGACGTCAGTGAACGCAGCATCGTATTTAACTCGGATTTGTTTACATATTGAACATTATTCAATATATTATTGTGACCAAACTTCGACAGGTGAGCTCAGAAAATCCCACCTGCGCTAAGACTCCGTGGTAGCAGCCCCATCCTCCTGCGCTGTGTCTCTGGACCCGGTTCGGCGGGTCGGAGCTGTAAAACGAGGGGAAAAGTTGCCGAGGAAACTGATAATCCATTATCGCTGTCCGGAATTATCTGTCCGTGTGCCTGAGAGTCGGAACAAGTCCAGACATGTTGCGCTGTCCCAACCGCAGCTGGCTCCGATGAGACATCCGGTTTATCCGCCTACAAACAGCCGGACATTCATTTACCTGCTGAGTTTTatagttcagaaagtgaaaaacactaaatggaggcagaaatatacagaaattaagttaaataatctgaaacTTTCACTGTGAGTCGCTAAACACGTGTTGCTGCTCCGGTAGGTTGAGCGGAAGTAAAAGAAGACAACAGCAGCTACCACTTCCGGTTTCTTGGAggaaactacaaaacaaaacaacaaaaatcccaTTAAtgccaaacaaacacaaaataaaaaactaaatcaaagttATTAGATGCAATGGCATTAATTAATATTTGATGAAAGTATGAAGAGCTGTATCATACCGGAGAAAATATGGAAGAACATTAGGgccaataaaaaaatgaattctgtttttttattttgactttaaataataataataataataataataataataataataataataataataataacatataaaaaaaatacttatccGATATGTTCCTCCAAAAGGTTCTGGTCCTGTAACTCAGAACTCTGTCACTGAAGCTGGTTGATCCCAATTCTGtcataattttgagattttgCACTTTAATTGTGACTCAATATTTCAAAATCACGACTTAAGTTTCTTACGGTATTACGTTTTGTAATTTGCTatttcagaatttgtttttagtgtgtgacaattatgtattttaataaggaagtttgtttttcacacattacAAAGTTACAGTAATATTCTTAAGAGGGaactattatgcaaaataaatttttgctcagttttgttcttccatttgagtttctactaattttttagtctgttttttgCTTAAACGTGTATTTATATCATTGGTTGATTGACGATTAGTTGCTCATGTTTTGGTAAATTGACTTTCTGATACAATGggtagattttatattttattttattttattttattttattttattttattttattttattttattttattttattttattttattttattttatttttgtgagtgACCGGATGTAGCGGATCAGCTGACCTGTAAGGTCTGTTTGTCGGTAGGACCAGCTAGCAGAAGCGGCGCAGAATAACGGcgtctttttttgtctgaactGGCAGCAGGAGGAACCGTATTCGTGAAAGCCGTCGGTCTGTCGGACATGTCCCAGTAGGACGTCAGCGTCTGGTGCGTCTCAGCCGCTTTTTATCGGAATCTTTTGCTAGCCGCTAGCCGTTAGCCGTTAGCTGGTAGCGTTGCTGAAGCGGAAGTATGAGAGCTAACCCTGTCCTCTAACGTCCGATGATCAGGGACAGTTAGCTGCTGGGTTAGTTATCTGTTATATGTGATATATATCTGATATATatgtctgttgttttatttcaggctgtaaaatgtttggttttaaattgaATCGTTTTGTATTTGGCTGTAAACAGAACCAGCTGGCGCGTTCATCTGATGCTGATTTCTGTCCTGCTGTTCCTTCATGGCTGCAGATATAAAATCCTCTTTAACTTCTTACTAAAGCAGTGAAGCACTacactgtttttagttttatttctgcttaatTTCGTGTTTtggacacattttaaatgagtCTGACGCTGAAGAGCTGCAACATTTCAATACAAttcacttcaaaataatttatttatcctaaaatgaaatgaaatgtcttAACTCATAAAATCAAAGTGTCTTCAGAGGATCTGTGTGGATCCATAACGgctctccagtagcagtcagtctctcAACAAACCTGAATAAGCCTCTGACAGAAGGCTGTTGGTGTAAACAGTGTCATGTGTTGGGTAACATcatcagttgttgtttttgctcctcCTCTTTAAAaggatgttggagtaggggagtCACCTCCTTTTCATCTCCTCTGGGGttaggggtcaaagttcaggttttCCTTGAGCTTTTCAGAAGCTAATCTGCTACGTCCAGGTagttgttgctatggttacgtgtcgtaaaaaaaagattaagagcatccagaaccagaggtaATAATTATCCAACCAGCATCAGTTCAACCTAAATGATGAATGAAAGTGTGGAGACGGAGCGGTTCTGGCTGTGTTCGGGTCGGTGCGGTTCCGGTAGCAGCAGGTTGGTGATGAATCGGCCTCTCCTCCGTGTTTGTTTG
Proteins encoded:
- the taf1c gene encoding TATA box-binding protein-associated factor, RNA polymerase I, subunit C isoform X4; its protein translation is MQNFYMDHGPDAFGCMSEILGENFYFKKAKMKEKYRKDSVNMWRTKCFVDQLKFNMCPMAYRSRSLDRYCSLLWDVVHDVPPELLGSLLHEELAEQRDRMQFSEAATGGALAFVPFSQGEGCLLYPRGPGMDRLNFHRVALERDGDACVDAGGRKPVGFQLKAPVRQISCGSRFGDSCVAVRTDHVCGVWGMREQEEPRLLQVVGTRAAASCVSVSPHILGEVLVASESGAANLWTVGRGMQEVRTEESNLYFNAKSSWRWCEFSAHPRVMLYADRTGVELTDFRVKLESNPCHTLFRISSTSDCQSGERLLLVRFLGDVHPFHHLLTTQHSAYIMDERFPGVPMLKWDHMMEAPPLFCHVAPGSASGTTKVLLGSQSSQEITLLQYSGGRVEACCSHGSPQVLLRPRDSLALLPVQIPHRQQTAAHRLASPAAGLTCLQKTSVSTATMIVLQLTAAGDVFYQILERDDGKPGAPETGPPETGAPETGAPETGAPETGARSPLLVAETSSDEDVVMPTQDPIAHTFVPETPDRNQSSDRLPDQVPAFVAVGNEADWSAPSVLSSATRHAWRRWLQKLRRREGKPGAPPHLAVRTAGLLSVAEPGAAGRHMQGALQQDLQRCMRTRSLLLNRDLDPVPVPPVVDAEAWCDPLSDRLTAAWRGGTEAWLEWWQEERGENRAMKKEALRRRRRREKEAQRAAGSHLRLSGSFTSSISYQTDVDDFSGWSSGTSGPLSDSQRSRPLGRLAAFLEGQDDSPPPDRLDPPSRTPEPQTANQRSCKLADQSLSSLWETQVGMMLPPPGFRRDDPPLHPAPSSSSSQLPSFTSLMPSKASQSQRGALQASQPKKKKSRMGF